In Desulfovibrio sp. 86, the following proteins share a genomic window:
- a CDS encoding polysaccharide deacetylase family protein codes for MNPQWIRRLAVFFFGLALFAAPAAEARVVDGSVIMDQHMRENLCALTFDDGPSTNTPQLLDMLNEYGIPATFFLLGKQAERYPDIVRRILAEGHEVGNHSYSHPNLRLLSPANKAHEIARTDSILRSLGANPTFLRPPYGSYDTYTVTAAEELGLSIMLWSLDSRDWKSLPPNYATLRSTRGTIYAPGTLRGIFLFHDSHKRTVDDLPRIISDLRAGGCQRFVTVSDYLDGLLDPEPGMLMTRRTQPAGHPGNMEPDGPTPEATARKSGQPGEVRESFQELPPESYPAGTAALPLARTSRPWHAEDTAAAGETQRNDQGDSQASSADGGQIRLPVQQPAESPLRAAPLAPGPNSSLPAGGTVSKSDGSAKS; via the coding sequence ATGAACCCCCAATGGATTCGCCGTCTGGCGGTATTTTTTTTCGGACTGGCTTTGTTTGCGGCTCCTGCCGCTGAGGCCCGCGTTGTGGATGGCAGCGTCATCATGGACCAGCACATGCGTGAAAACCTGTGTGCCCTGACCTTTGACGATGGCCCTTCCACCAACACCCCGCAGTTGCTGGACATGCTGAATGAATACGGCATACCGGCCACCTTTTTTCTCCTGGGCAAGCAGGCGGAGCGCTACCCCGACATTGTGCGGCGCATTCTGGCCGAAGGGCATGAGGTGGGCAACCATTCCTACTCGCATCCCAACCTGCGTTTGCTTTCACCTGCAAACAAGGCGCACGAAATCGCCCGTACGGACAGCATCCTGCGGTCGCTTGGGGCCAATCCCACCTTTCTGCGGCCTCCCTATGGGTCTTATGACACGTATACCGTGACCGCAGCCGAAGAGCTGGGCCTGAGCATAATGCTCTGGTCGCTGGACAGTCGCGACTGGAAAAGCCTGCCCCCCAACTATGCCACGTTGCGCAGCACACGGGGCACCATTTATGCGCCAGGCACCCTGCGCGGCATTTTTTTGTTTCATGATTCGCATAAACGCACGGTTGATGACCTGCCCCGCATCATCAGCGATCTGCGTGCAGGCGGCTGTCAGCGCTTTGTGACCGTGAGCGATTATCTGGACGGTCTGCTTGACCCCGAGCCGGGCATGTTGATGACCCGCCGCACGCAACCCGCCGGTCATCCAGGCAATATGGAGCCGGACGGCCCCACTCCAGAGGCGACGGCCCGCAAATCCGGCCAGCCCGGCGAAGTCAGGGAGAGTTTTCAGGAACTGCCGCCAGAAAGTTATCCGGCCGGCACCGCCGCCCTTCCTCTGGCCCGCACCAGCCGTCCCTGGCACGCTGAGGACACTGCGGCAGCAGGGGAGACGCAACGGAACGATCAGGGAGACAGTCAGGCCAGCAGCGCCGATGGCGGGCAAATCCGTCTGCCGGTGCAGCAGCCTGCCGAAAGCCCGCTCCGCGCAGCACCGCTGGCCCCTGGCCCCAATTCCAGCCTGCCCGCAGGCGGCACAGTTTCTAAATCCGACGGCAGCGCAAAATCTTAG
- a CDS encoding Dyp-type peroxidase, producing the protein MKPQDVTNTPGEHAIFMVFGLRDTKDAPTIIKDLCADFSAVARSMRTRLPAAAISCIMGFGADAWSRLFPQRGKPNELEPFKEIKGDRHIAVSTPGDIFFHIRAARLDVCLEAASIISAKLQGAVYPIDEVQGFRYYDGRAIIGFVDGTENPEDEARLAAAVIGAEDADFAGGSYVFVQKYLHDMDAWNALTTEEQEKAIGRRKFNDVELSDEEKPENAHNAVTNIEDEHGNELKIVRANMPFANPAKGEFGTYFIGYAGKFSTTRKMLENMFIGEPVGNTDRLLDFSTAATGTLFFVPSAELLEELGED; encoded by the coding sequence ATGAAACCGCAAGATGTCACCAATACTCCGGGCGAACACGCCATTTTTATGGTTTTTGGCCTGCGCGACACTAAAGACGCGCCCACAATAATCAAAGACCTGTGCGCGGATTTTTCCGCCGTTGCCAGAAGCATGCGCACCCGCCTGCCAGCAGCGGCCATCAGCTGCATCATGGGCTTTGGCGCGGATGCCTGGAGCAGACTTTTTCCCCAGCGCGGCAAACCCAACGAGCTGGAACCGTTCAAGGAAATCAAGGGCGACAGGCACATTGCCGTTTCCACGCCCGGCGACATTTTCTTCCACATCCGCGCCGCGCGGCTCGATGTCTGCCTTGAAGCGGCCTCCATCATCAGCGCAAAACTGCAAGGCGCGGTGTACCCCATAGATGAGGTGCAGGGCTTTCGCTATTACGACGGGCGCGCCATCATCGGTTTTGTTGACGGCACCGAAAACCCCGAAGACGAAGCGCGGCTGGCGGCTGCCGTCATCGGCGCTGAAGACGCGGACTTCGCGGGCGGCAGCTACGTCTTTGTGCAAAAGTACCTGCACGACATGGACGCCTGGAACGCTCTTACGACCGAAGAACAGGAAAAAGCCATCGGCAGGCGCAAGTTCAACGACGTTGAACTCAGTGACGAGGAAAAGCCCGAAAACGCGCACAACGCCGTTACCAATATCGAAGACGAGCACGGCAACGAACTGAAAATCGTGCGGGCCAACATGCCCTTTGCCAATCCCGCCAAGGGAGAGTTCGGAACCTATTTTATCGGCTATGCAGGCAAATTCTCCACCACCCGCAAAATGCTTGAAAACATGTTCATCGGCGAACCCGTCGGCAACACTGATCGGCTGCTGGATTTCAGCACGGCGGCCACAGGCACGCTGTTTTTCGTTCCCTCGGCGGAACTGCTCGAAGAATTGGGCGAAGATTAG
- a CDS encoding DEAD/DEAH box helicase, translating into MSVGSYIAALLASEKLGGQVTCHRLLPAAEPQYAQTRLPWPTAISRILEQRGIAGLYSHQALATDHIRAGHSIVAATPTASGKSLIYNLPVLERHLRDPDARALYLFPLKALAQDQLAAFNALTATWPKDARPAAALYDGDTTDHFRRKIRRDPPAVLISNPEMLHLGILPHHEQWAAFLAGLTHVVVDEAHTYRGVFGAHMAQVFRRLNRLAGRYGAKPVYVLCTATVGNPGELGAALTGTAYPAADENSAPGGTGSGTTHSATGNIVTATAPVFQTVNSAAPPPVVIDKSGAPQGPRHFVFLNPEQSPATAAIDLLKAALARNLRTIVYCRSRRMTELISLWAGQSGSFASRISAYRAGFLPEERRSIESRMASGDLLAVVSTSALELGIDIGGLDVCILVGYPGTVMATLQRGGRVGRAQQESAVIIVAGEDALDQYFARNPDDFFSRPPEKAVVNPDNEVILARHLECAAAEMPLRPGEPMLASAAALTAARQLNAQGLLLQSADGSQLMASRKRPQRHVDLRGTGQTFSIEDEQGHIIGSVDGFRAWRETHPGAVYLHRGRSYIIDDMDPARARIMAKEAKVGWFTRTRGQKTTDILEETARMSLGRALVCRGRLRIIDTVTGYEKRSTSGNRLLTITPLDAPPQVFETEGLWFVIPDNIRAEMEDNFMHFMGGIHALEHAAIGMLPLLIMADRNDFGGISTPMHAQLGLSAVFIYDGLPGGAGLTRQAFGDARALLEATYKTVAACPCEDGCPSCVHSPKCGSGNRPIDKRAALELLRQLLTPGAEGDTLREKLVISPPPLRPELEFAAAGVTAAPQSRPDTAASPHNAPAPAAHAGNGFSTAMSAPANSAAPAPAGGPAETPPVRTGSALPHYPTGHGANTAPASTEGGSPMTDLMGYISLPPPEHFVVFDVETRRSAAEVGGWHKAGDMGVSVAVAYDSRDDDFFSYTQDELPALFERMRASGLVVGFNSLRFDYAVLAPFAPFDLRNLPSLDILQRIKDRLSYRISLDNLGQATLEAPKSADGLQALRWWKEGKMDEIAAYCRMDVDLTRRLYLYGLEHGHLLFTNKAGSRVRVPVDLRSS; encoded by the coding sequence ATGTCTGTCGGTTCCTATATTGCCGCCCTGCTGGCTTCCGAGAAACTTGGCGGGCAGGTCACCTGCCACCGCCTGCTGCCCGCCGCCGAGCCGCAGTACGCCCAGACGCGACTGCCCTGGCCCACGGCCATCAGCCGCATCCTCGAGCAGCGCGGCATAGCCGGACTGTACAGCCATCAGGCCCTGGCCACGGATCATATCCGCGCGGGGCACTCCATTGTGGCGGCCACGCCCACTGCCAGCGGCAAAAGCCTCATCTACAACCTGCCTGTGCTGGAGCGCCATTTGCGCGACCCCGACGCGCGCGCCCTCTATCTTTTTCCGCTCAAGGCCCTGGCGCAGGATCAGCTTGCCGCCTTCAACGCCCTTACGGCCACATGGCCCAAGGACGCCCGCCCCGCCGCCGCCCTGTATGACGGCGACACCACGGATCACTTCCGCCGCAAAATCCGGCGCGACCCGCCCGCAGTGCTCATCAGCAATCCCGAAATGCTGCACCTGGGCATCTTGCCCCACCACGAGCAGTGGGCCGCCTTTCTGGCGGGCCTCACCCACGTGGTGGTGGACGAGGCCCACACCTATCGCGGCGTGTTCGGCGCGCACATGGCACAGGTCTTCCGGCGGCTCAATCGGCTGGCCGGACGCTACGGCGCAAAGCCCGTCTATGTGCTGTGCACCGCTACCGTGGGCAACCCCGGCGAACTGGGGGCAGCGCTCACCGGCACGGCATACCCCGCTGCGGACGAGAACAGTGCGCCAGGCGGCACAGGCAGCGGCACAACCCATAGCGCAACTGGCAATATTGTCACAGCAACCGCTCCGGTGTTCCAGACCGTGAACTCCGCCGCGCCGCCGCCCGTTGTCATCGACAAGTCCGGCGCGCCGCAAGGCCCACGGCATTTTGTCTTTCTCAACCCGGAGCAGAGCCCGGCCACGGCGGCCATTGATCTGCTCAAGGCGGCCCTGGCGCGCAACCTGCGCACCATTGTCTACTGCCGTTCGCGCCGCATGACCGAGCTTATCAGCCTGTGGGCCGGGCAGTCCGGTTCTTTTGCCAGCCGCATTTCCGCCTACCGCGCAGGCTTTCTGCCCGAGGAGCGCCGCAGCATTGAATCGCGCATGGCCAGCGGCGACCTGCTGGCCGTGGTCAGCACCAGCGCCCTTGAACTGGGCATCGACATCGGCGGGCTGGATGTCTGCATTCTGGTGGGCTATCCCGGCACGGTCATGGCCACCTTGCAGCGTGGCGGCCGCGTGGGCCGGGCGCAGCAGGAATCCGCCGTGATCATTGTGGCGGGCGAGGACGCGCTGGATCAGTATTTTGCCCGCAATCCCGACGATTTTTTCAGCCGCCCGCCGGAAAAGGCCGTGGTCAACCCGGACAACGAAGTCATCCTGGCCCGGCATCTGGAATGCGCCGCCGCCGAAATGCCCCTGCGCCCCGGCGAACCCATGCTCGCCAGCGCCGCCGCCCTGACCGCCGCCCGCCAGCTCAATGCCCAGGGTCTGCTGCTGCAATCGGCGGACGGCAGCCAGCTCATGGCCTCGCGCAAGCGTCCCCAGCGGCATGTGGATCTGCGCGGCACAGGGCAGACCTTCAGCATTGAAGACGAGCAGGGCCACATCATCGGTTCTGTGGACGGCTTTCGCGCCTGGCGCGAAACGCATCCCGGCGCTGTCTACCTGCACAGGGGGCGCAGCTACATCATTGACGACATGGACCCGGCCCGCGCCCGCATCATGGCCAAGGAGGCCAAGGTGGGCTGGTTTACCCGCACGCGCGGTCAAAAAACCACGGACATTCTTGAGGAAACCGCGCGCATGTCTCTGGGCCGCGCGCTGGTGTGCCGGGGCCGCCTGCGCATTATCGACACCGTCACGGGCTATGAGAAGCGCTCCACCTCTGGCAACCGCCTGCTGACCATCACGCCCCTGGACGCCCCGCCCCAGGTTTTTGAAACCGAGGGCCTGTGGTTTGTCATCCCCGACAACATCCGCGCGGAGATGGAAGACAACTTCATGCACTTTATGGGCGGCATCCACGCGCTGGAGCACGCCGCCATCGGCATGCTGCCCCTGCTCATCATGGCCGACCGCAACGACTTTGGCGGCATATCCACGCCCATGCACGCCCAACTGGGGCTGTCCGCCGTCTTTATTTACGACGGCCTGCCCGGTGGCGCCGGCCTCACGCGCCAGGCCTTCGGCGATGCCCGCGCCCTGCTGGAAGCCACCTATAAAACCGTGGCGGCCTGCCCCTGCGAGGACGGCTGCCCCTCCTGCGTGCATTCGCCCAAATGCGGCTCCGGCAACCGCCCCATAGACAAGCGGGCGGCCCTGGAACTGCTGCGCCAGTTGCTGACGCCCGGCGCAGAAGGCGACACGCTGCGCGAAAAACTGGTCATAAGCCCGCCGCCCCTGCGCCCAGAGCTTGAGTTTGCGGCAGCCGGGGTCACGGCGGCTCCCCAATCCCGGCCCGATACCGCCGCAAGCCCGCACAACGCGCCTGCGCCCGCCGCTCACGCTGGCAACGGCTTTTCCACAGCCATGTCCGCTCCCGCAAACAGCGCCGCTCCCGCCCCTGCGGGCGGCCCGGCAGAAACTCCGCCGGTCAGGACGGGCAGCGCGCTCCCCCATTATCCCACAGGCCACGGCGCCAATACCGCACCGGCCAGCACTGAAGGAGGCTCCCCCATGACAGATCTTATGGGCTACATATCCTTGCCGCCGCCAGAGCATTTTGTGGTTTTTGACGTGGAAACGCGCCGCTCCGCAGCCGAGGTGGGGGGCTGGCACAAGGCTGGCGACATGGGCGTCAGCGTGGCCGTGGCCTATGACAGCCGCGATGATGATTTTTTCAGCTACACGCAGGACGAGTTGCCCGCCCTGTTTGAGCGCATGCGGGCATCCGGCCTGGTGGTGGGCTTCAACAGCCTGCGTTTTGACTATGCCGTGCTTGCCCCCTTCGCCCCTTTTGACCTGCGCAACCTGCCGAGCCTCGACATCCTGCAGCGCATCAAGGACAGGCTGAGCTACCGCATATCGCTGGACAACCTTGGTCAGGCCACCCTTGAAGCGCCCAAGAGCGCCGACGGCCTGCAGGCCCTGCGCTGGTGGAAAGAAGGCAAGATGGACGAAATAGCCGCCTATTGCCGCATGGACGTGGACCTGACCCGCCGCCTCTACCTCTACGGACTGGAACACGGCCACCTGCTGTTCACCAACAAGGCCGGGTCGCGCGTGCGCGTTCCTGTGGATCTGCGCTCCTCTTGA
- a CDS encoding acyltransferase: protein MNMLQKALSRGLTPANIISYACLQIMTRWGRFFGGLRLRCKAALLGVPVGFGVTAHGPVGLMRWPGSHITIGAGTSLISSWRRATAAALATPVRLRTFGPGARIDIGPGAQLSGTSITARSTTISIGRQVLIAPNCIIVDSDFHAHWPPEARATEPGMEGDRPVTIGDYAWIGLNCIILKGVAIGEGAIIGAGSVVTKDVPPHSLAVGSPARVVRSLVPGQDRAAAAHAASHAANIPQSQAAPSEPPLAGVAHAADPATLVAPSEAPQGGFGQ, encoded by the coding sequence ATGAACATGCTGCAAAAAGCTCTCAGCCGGGGTCTCACCCCTGCCAATATCATAAGCTACGCCTGCCTTCAGATCATGACGCGCTGGGGGCGCTTTTTTGGCGGCCTGCGGCTGCGCTGCAAGGCCGCCCTTCTTGGCGTGCCCGTAGGCTTCGGCGTCACGGCGCACGGCCCGGTGGGCCTCATGCGCTGGCCGGGCAGCCACATCACCATCGGCGCGGGAACCAGCCTCATTTCTTCCTGGCGGCGGGCAACGGCTGCGGCTCTGGCCACGCCAGTGCGCCTGCGCACCTTCGGCCCCGGCGCGCGCATAGATATCGGGCCCGGCGCGCAACTCAGCGGCACGTCCATCACGGCACGCTCCACAACCATCAGTATAGGGCGGCAAGTGCTCATCGCGCCCAACTGCATCATTGTGGATTCGGACTTTCACGCCCACTGGCCGCCCGAAGCCCGCGCCACCGAACCGGGCATGGAGGGCGACAGGCCCGTGACCATCGGCGATTACGCCTGGATTGGCCTTAACTGCATCATTCTCAAGGGCGTCGCCATTGGCGAGGGAGCCATCATCGGCGCGGGCAGCGTGGTCACAAAGGACGTGCCGCCGCACAGCCTTGCCGTGGGTTCGCCCGCGCGCGTGGTGCGTTCTCTTGTTCCCGGCCAAGACCGCGCGGCCGCCGCGCACGCAGCCAGCCACGCGGCGAATATCCCGCAATCCCAGGCCGCGCCGTCCGAGCCCCCGCTGGCCGGGGTCGCGCATGCTGCCGATCCCGCAACGCTCGTCGCGCCGTCCGAGGCCCCGCAGGGAGGCTTTGGGCAATGA
- a CDS encoding FeoA family protein: MDRSENVFPITALKVGEPAFIVSINARGELARRIRDMGLGSGMPVSVVGYAPLRDPLALRCAEVTIALRRREAKAIMVRQNSEAQAPAAAKAPKR; encoded by the coding sequence ATGGACAGGTCTGAAAATGTTTTTCCGATCACAGCCCTCAAAGTTGGCGAGCCTGCGTTTATTGTAAGCATCAATGCCAGGGGTGAACTGGCCCGCAGGATACGCGACATGGGGCTTGGTTCGGGCATGCCTGTTTCCGTGGTGGGGTATGCTCCCCTGCGCGACCCCCTGGCCCTGCGCTGCGCGGAAGTCACCATTGCCCTGCGCCGCCGTGAGGCCAAGGCCATCATGGTGCGCCAGAACAGCGAGGCGCAAGCGCCAGCCGCCGCCAAAGCGCCAAAACGGTAA
- a CDS encoding NADPH-dependent FMN reductase has product MSTLTFVGISGSLRRASRNSGLLRCCAAHLPEGVRMEIANISALPFYNEDIEKPQAAKDLIAQVAAADALVLACPEYNYSLAPALKNALDWVSREPNLAPLSGKAVCIVGAGGGMGTSRSQYHLRQVCVYLNLHVLNKPELFSNAFTPCFDDKGNVVDEALAKQTAEVMQALAQWTRQLKK; this is encoded by the coding sequence ATGAGCACTCTGACCTTCGTGGGCATTTCAGGCAGCCTGCGCCGCGCCTCCCGCAATTCGGGACTGCTGCGCTGCTGCGCCGCCCATCTTCCCGAGGGCGTCCGTATGGAAATAGCGAATATTTCCGCACTGCCCTTCTATAATGAAGACATTGAAAAACCCCAGGCCGCCAAAGACCTCATCGCACAGGTCGCCGCTGCGGACGCCCTGGTGCTGGCCTGCCCGGAATACAACTATTCCCTGGCCCCGGCCCTGAAAAACGCGCTGGACTGGGTCTCACGCGAACCCAACCTCGCGCCGCTTTCAGGCAAGGCCGTCTGCATCGTGGGCGCTGGAGGCGGCATGGGCACCAGCCGCAGCCAGTACCATCTGCGCCAGGTCTGCGTGTACCTGAACCTGCACGTGCTGAACAAACCCGAACTGTTCTCCAATGCCTTCACCCCCTGCTTTGACGACAAGGGCAACGTGGTGGACGAGGCCCTCGCCAAACAGACCGCCGAGGTCATGCAGGCCCTTGCCCAGTGGACACGCCAGTTGAAGAAGTAA
- a CDS encoding thioesterase family protein, protein MKKILEPGITGTSETTVSEDMLACRVGSGLVEVFSTAMMIAWMEATAVALVQDALPEGMTTVGTKVDVVHLAATPCGMKVTFTAELTAVSANGKGLTFKVSAHDEAGLIGEGVHERVAVNKEKFENRTRDRKACDC, encoded by the coding sequence ATGAAAAAGATTCTGGAGCCGGGCATTACCGGCACATCTGAAACCACGGTCAGTGAAGACATGCTGGCCTGCCGCGTTGGCAGCGGCCTTGTGGAAGTTTTTTCCACAGCCATGATGATAGCCTGGATGGAAGCCACCGCCGTGGCTCTGGTGCAGGACGCCCTGCCCGAAGGCATGACCACCGTGGGCACCAAGGTGGACGTGGTTCATTTGGCGGCGACCCCCTGCGGCATGAAGGTCACCTTCACCGCCGAACTGACGGCCGTGTCCGCCAACGGCAAAGGACTGACCTTCAAGGTCAGCGCGCATGACGAGGCAGGGCTTATCGGCGAGGGCGTTCACGAACGCGTTGCGGTAAACAAGGAAAAATTTGAAAACCGCACCCGCGACCGCAAGGCCTGCGACTGCTGA
- a CDS encoding ammonia-forming cytochrome c nitrite reductase subunit c552 codes for MNKRIVTTALALATLLGVALLSGCQDVSTELKAPKYKTGIPETELKMSAFKGQFPQQYASYMKNNEDTVMTEYKGSVPYHKNDNVNPLPKGFKHAQPYLKNLWLGYHFMYEYNETRGHTHAIDDFVNIDRNNRYGADGKGNMPATCWNCKTPKMMEWVGKYGDKFWSMDVNEFRGKDKISAHEESISCATCHDPGTMELRLYSEPLKDWLKRSGRDWQNISRNEKRMLVCAQCHVEYYFTHKDNGPAAKPVFPWDNGMNPEDMYQYYKGHGAKGPDGKPGPFADWVHAASKVPMIKMQHPDYETFQDGPHGAAGVACADCHMQYVREDGKKISSHWMTSPMKDPEMRACRQCHADKTAEYLRGRVLYTQKKTYEQLLKAQEISVKAHEAVRLANAYDGHRAPNYEVLMTEARDMVRKGQLFWDYVSAENSVGFHNPAKALDTLMTSMECSQKAVDLATQATEFGIAPALAGDIKEIVPPILDMSRKLQQDPEFLQKNPWTKLLPVLPKAEQVWEGQDRLTSQGGQTGQSDQPK; via the coding sequence ATGAATAAGCGAATTGTGACCACGGCCCTGGCTCTGGCCACGCTGCTGGGCGTTGCTTTGCTCAGCGGCTGTCAGGATGTTTCCACCGAGCTGAAGGCCCCCAAATACAAAACAGGCATCCCTGAAACGGAACTCAAGATGTCGGCCTTCAAGGGCCAGTTTCCCCAACAGTACGCTTCGTATATGAAAAATAACGAAGACACGGTCATGACCGAATATAAGGGGTCGGTTCCCTATCACAAGAATGACAACGTGAATCCCCTGCCCAAGGGCTTCAAACATGCCCAGCCCTACCTGAAAAACCTCTGGCTGGGCTATCATTTCATGTATGAATACAATGAAACGCGCGGCCACACCCACGCCATTGACGATTTTGTGAACATCGACCGCAACAACCGTTACGGCGCCGACGGCAAGGGCAATATGCCCGCCACCTGCTGGAACTGCAAAACCCCCAAGATGATGGAATGGGTCGGCAAGTACGGCGACAAGTTCTGGTCTATGGACGTCAATGAATTTCGCGGCAAGGACAAGATCAGCGCCCATGAAGAAAGCATAAGCTGCGCCACCTGCCACGACCCCGGCACCATGGAACTGCGCCTGTATTCCGAACCGCTCAAGGATTGGCTCAAGCGCAGCGGCAGGGATTGGCAGAATATAAGCCGCAACGAAAAGCGCATGCTCGTCTGCGCCCAGTGCCATGTGGAATACTACTTTACCCACAAGGACAACGGCCCGGCAGCCAAGCCCGTCTTCCCCTGGGATAACGGCATGAACCCCGAAGACATGTATCAGTACTACAAGGGCCACGGAGCCAAGGGCCCCGACGGCAAGCCCGGCCCCTTTGCCGACTGGGTGCACGCGGCCTCCAAGGTGCCCATGATCAAGATGCAGCACCCCGATTATGAAACCTTCCAGGACGGTCCCCACGGCGCGGCCGGCGTCGCCTGCGCCGACTGCCACATGCAGTACGTGCGTGAAGACGGCAAGAAGATCTCCAGCCACTGGATGACCTCGCCCATGAAGGACCCCGAAATGCGCGCCTGCCGCCAGTGCCACGCGGACAAGACCGCCGAATACCTGCGTGGGCGTGTGCTGTACACCCAGAAGAAGACCTACGAACAGTTGCTCAAGGCACAGGAAATATCCGTCAAGGCCCATGAGGCCGTGCGCCTTGCCAATGCCTATGACGGCCACCGCGCCCCCAACTATGAAGTCCTCATGACTGAAGCGCGCGACATGGTGCGCAAGGGCCAGTTGTTCTGGGACTACGTCTCCGCTGAAAACAGCGTGGGCTTCCATAACCCGGCAAAAGCCCTCGACACCCTCATGACCAGTATGGAATGCAGCCAGAAGGCCGTTGACCTGGCCACCCAGGCCACGGAATTTGGCATCGCCCCGGCGCTGGCCGGCGACATCAAGGAAATTGTGCCGCCCATCCTGGACATGAGCCGCAAGCTCCAGCAGGACCCGGAATTCTTGCAGAAGAATCCCTGGACCAAGCTCCTGCCCGTGCTGCCCAAGGCTGAACAGGTCTGGGAAGGACAGGATCGCCTGACCTCCCAAGGCGGCCAGACCGGTCAGAGCGACCAGCCCAAGTAG
- a CDS encoding NapC/NirT family cytochrome c: MGTPRNGPWLKWLMGGVAAGMVLLGVMAYAMITTDQRPFCASCHIMQEAAVTQKMGMHAKLSCNDCHAPHNLLVKLPFKAKEGLRDVVGNISGHDVPHPPSLHTRDVVNANCKACHAQTNINVASMDAKPYCVDCHRGVTHMRTRPISTRTVAYE, encoded by the coding sequence ATGGGTACACCCCGCAATGGACCCTGGCTCAAATGGCTGATGGGCGGCGTTGCGGCGGGCATGGTGCTACTGGGCGTCATGGCGTATGCCATGATTACCACGGACCAGCGGCCGTTCTGCGCCAGCTGTCATATCATGCAGGAAGCTGCCGTGACCCAGAAAATGGGTATGCACGCCAAGCTCTCGTGTAATGACTGCCATGCCCCGCACAATCTTTTGGTCAAACTGCCGTTCAAGGCAAAAGAAGGGCTGCGCGACGTAGTGGGCAACATTTCGGGTCACGATGTTCCGCATCCCCCAAGTCTGCACACCCGTGATGTGGTCAACGCCAACTGCAAGGCGTGCCATGCCCAAACCAACATCAACGTGGCCAGCATGGACGCCAAGCCTTATTGCGTGGATTGTCACCGGGGCGTCACCCACATGCGTACGCGGCCTATCAGCACAAGGACGGTAGCCTATGAATAA
- a CDS encoding c-type heme family protein, with translation MAHVAAKKNGPAIWLPLLACFLWLVFTLALYRQAARVDEAHRLELEHTRLSTVARQLMDARNWNAVHGGVYVLKSAYGQPNPWLPEAERTVETADGRTLVLMNPAYMSRQLAERNSQPGIGISIISNVPLRPENKADAWESDALGQCTEGAREIFSAPETDGQGKLRLLNVLVAQDSCLRCHQAARWARCSAASASARTPKPICTTPICNSATCACSIPCWA, from the coding sequence ATGGCGCACGTTGCCGCAAAAAAGAATGGCCCGGCCATCTGGCTGCCCCTACTTGCCTGTTTTTTATGGCTTGTATTCACCCTCGCGCTCTACCGTCAGGCCGCGCGCGTTGATGAAGCCCACAGGCTTGAACTGGAACATACCAGATTATCCACCGTTGCGCGACAACTTATGGACGCCCGCAACTGGAATGCTGTCCACGGCGGCGTCTATGTGCTGAAAAGCGCATACGGCCAGCCCAATCCCTGGCTGCCCGAAGCCGAACGCACCGTGGAAACAGCGGACGGGCGCACCCTTGTGCTCATGAATCCCGCCTATATGAGCCGCCAGTTGGCTGAACGAAATTCGCAACCGGGTATTGGCATCAGTATCATCAGCAATGTGCCCCTGCGCCCCGAAAACAAGGCTGACGCCTGGGAGTCCGACGCCCTTGGCCAGTGTACGGAGGGGGCGCGGGAAATCTTCAGCGCTCCTGAAACGGACGGACAGGGCAAACTGCGCCTGCTCAACGTGCTTGTGGCGCAGGATAGCTGCCTGCGTTGCCACCAGGCCGCAAGGTGGGCGAGGTGCTCGGCGGCATCAGCGTCAGCCAGAACGCCGAAGCCTATATGCACAACGCCGATCTGCAACAGCGCAACATGCGCCTGCTCTATTCCCTGCTGGGCCTGA